One window from the genome of Bacillus tianshenii encodes:
- a CDS encoding Ig-like domain-containing protein, producing the protein MKSYKKFLVSSVTTAVAASVVAPGVFAALPTGTVVIGGQAYDLDYANDAANMQEIQQAIITGGEVYVKAPNGVWYNNDATTLDDQSVIPSVEYKDPETGETTQYEAGDGEEVSAELAVESVTAINGTDTSVVSINEGFSFSFNNELDADTVNSTNIQLLKDGAVTPVKVTLKDDKKTVEVVPTSNLAVNTEYKLVVKPAVKDAEGVALEEAYEHTFSTNNHSIATNLTVKDNTPTNIDTDVKAGEVVVSSSINQLVVTYNGSLNFAAGSKSNVTLVDEDGKAIEVDTVSASGSTLTIDLGGASVALNTGKTYKLQVNELKTADGRTVDAFTHSFSVSSGAVGVSSVKLADGTTNLTGNNIYGKLDTKYNNDGTVANYGFNALVNFNVAVDPSTVNEETIKLRNADSGEVVEASVVYNADAKTAQVTPAADLEDLTNYQLVVSVDDGIKDIFGNKLTQQDPVSFTTADVEAPTVVSTTPSNGASGIALTDNLEVTFSEPIATGSISLSSTTGNEATAGPTAVTTKTVFLKNETTGNYVDASALFNVEFSADKKTVIFKLKSGQSLSKTNSYSLILRGGDTGSTVTDYTAAGDTAVKLAENYKLSFATGEGDTTSPKVSEVKQGSTVLENNAKSVSKASTLEFFYDEALVLDKDATSLYDLKLADGTTKTLGKVKDFAALTSAGTTAGSDTDGDSVNDTGTTINMIDLNQDVAVGTVIAIKDVSDSNKVYYRTVASAYTDNDTTMAVNKALPFTIATTDEVAILPLQIVNDATTGKYKVVVTLDASGVASEVADNNTYTLKLTDAYTDADGNKAKSSSLTFTTGPAPALSVADATASTPFKFDTGFGVTETAFIQFDQSDVDLTTVTDETLYIAKADGTKAPYKITAKSATTTALSDTAAVKGSFTNVDTIKIDDAGTGSTTTNVDDVAAGDILKIATDNVFVKVVEVTQGTGETTIKVDRKVTVSDNSVVTRIPAVMLTPETDATLEGTTQYKVIANNGIRDKVGNPLKATEYVFTTAAGAAPALSVTGATVTDGEANVPVNKEIKIDFNTAIDTADIATGSQALANKSTADSTDDVILYNVTDSTQVAGSYKLSDDKKSIIVTPDTFLEAGKVYKLGVDSGVGSDSADTTKDLGTDYEIQFQTESTASVKPELTSAVAYDLDGNGMDQGDKVILSLNTDLKGDALPTVSVTDALLAFDNTDGDDLTFSTAGDAGKFETGDYVRIHDATASTTGYAVVQSVNSTTGNVVFSEIQKTDGTTGSLNDLIVDTTPGSADNSIEVSKVLPYSGFELSGVAQFSDTLKTADQASLSYDSENDQVIITLGNNAALFTGTTTITIDGDDFMDDNNNGFSGTVTISKGN; encoded by the coding sequence ATGAAATCTTATAAAAAGTTTCTAGTTTCATCCGTAACAACAGCTGTAGCAGCATCAGTAGTTGCTCCAGGTGTATTTGCAGCACTTCCAACTGGAACAGTTGTAATCGGTGGTCAAGCTTATGATCTTGATTATGCAAATGATGCAGCTAATATGCAAGAAATCCAACAAGCAATTATCACTGGTGGCGAAGTCTACGTGAAAGCACCAAATGGTGTTTGGTACAACAACGATGCGACTACATTAGATGATCAATCAGTAATTCCATCAGTTGAGTATAAAGATCCAGAAACTGGTGAAACGACTCAATACGAAGCTGGCGATGGTGAAGAAGTTTCAGCTGAGCTTGCTGTTGAATCGGTAACGGCGATTAACGGTACAGATACTTCAGTAGTTAGCATTAACGAAGGTTTCTCTTTTTCATTTAATAATGAATTAGATGCAGATACAGTTAACTCTACAAACATTCAGTTACTTAAGGACGGTGCAGTAACTCCTGTAAAAGTAACTTTAAAAGATGATAAGAAGACTGTAGAAGTTGTTCCTACTTCAAACCTTGCTGTAAATACAGAGTACAAGCTAGTAGTTAAGCCAGCTGTAAAAGATGCTGAAGGCGTTGCACTTGAAGAAGCTTATGAACACACTTTCTCTACTAATAACCACTCAATCGCTACAAACTTAACAGTTAAAGATAATACTCCAACAAATATTGATACAGATGTAAAAGCTGGAGAAGTTGTTGTAAGCTCTTCAATTAACCAATTAGTAGTAACTTACAACGGTTCATTAAACTTTGCTGCTGGTTCTAAATCAAATGTTACTTTAGTTGATGAAGATGGAAAAGCAATTGAAGTTGATACTGTTTCAGCAAGTGGGTCTACTCTTACAATCGACTTAGGTGGCGCTTCAGTAGCATTAAATACTGGTAAGACTTATAAGCTTCAAGTTAATGAACTAAAAACTGCGGATGGACGTACTGTAGATGCGTTTACTCATTCTTTCAGTGTTTCTAGTGGGGCTGTAGGAGTATCAAGTGTTAAGCTTGCTGACGGTACTACAAACCTAACTGGTAATAACATTTACGGTAAACTAGACACAAAATATAATAACGATGGAACTGTTGCAAATTACGGTTTTAATGCGTTAGTTAATTTCAATGTTGCTGTCGATCCTAGCACAGTAAACGAAGAAACAATTAAACTTCGTAATGCTGATAGCGGTGAAGTTGTAGAGGCTTCTGTTGTATATAATGCAGATGCTAAAACTGCTCAGGTAACACCAGCTGCAGACCTAGAAGATTTAACAAACTACCAATTAGTAGTATCTGTTGATGATGGCATCAAAGATATCTTTGGCAACAAGCTTACTCAGCAAGATCCAGTATCTTTCACTACAGCTGATGTAGAAGCACCTACAGTGGTAAGCACAACACCTTCAAATGGTGCATCAGGTATTGCTCTAACAGATAACTTAGAAGTTACATTTAGTGAACCAATTGCTACTGGTTCTATTTCTTTAAGTAGCACTACTGGTAATGAAGCTACTGCTGGTCCAACTGCGGTAACAACTAAAACAGTATTCTTAAAGAATGAAACTACTGGTAACTATGTTGATGCTTCAGCATTATTTAATGTAGAATTTTCTGCAGATAAGAAAACAGTTATTTTCAAGCTAAAAAGCGGTCAATCACTATCTAAAACAAACAGTTACTCACTAATTTTACGTGGTGGCGATACTGGCTCAACAGTTACAGATTATACTGCTGCTGGTGATACTGCTGTTAAGTTAGCTGAAAATTACAAGCTAAGCTTTGCAACTGGTGAAGGTGATACTACATCTCCTAAAGTTTCAGAAGTGAAGCAAGGTTCTACAGTATTAGAAAACAATGCGAAATCAGTATCTAAAGCTTCTACATTAGAATTCTTCTATGATGAAGCACTTGTACTTGATAAAGATGCTACAAGCTTATACGATTTAAAACTTGCTGACGGTACTACAAAGACATTGGGTAAGGTTAAGGACTTTGCTGCATTAACTAGTGCAGGTACTACTGCTGGGTCTGATACTGATGGTGACTCTGTAAATGACACTGGTACAACTATCAATATGATTGACCTTAACCAAGACGTTGCAGTTGGTACAGTTATTGCTATCAAGGATGTATCTGATAGTAATAAGGTTTATTACCGTACAGTAGCTTCTGCTTATACTGATAATGATACAACTATGGCTGTTAATAAAGCATTACCGTTTACAATTGCTACAACTGATGAGGTAGCAATTCTACCTTTACAAATTGTTAATGATGCTACTACTGGTAAATATAAAGTTGTTGTTACATTAGACGCTTCAGGTGTAGCTTCTGAAGTAGCTGATAACAATACTTATACTTTGAAATTAACAGATGCGTACACTGATGCTGATGGTAATAAAGCTAAGTCTTCATCGTTAACATTTACTACAGGTCCAGCTCCAGCTCTAAGTGTAGCAGACGCAACTGCATCTACACCATTCAAGTTTGATACTGGATTTGGTGTAACAGAAACTGCATTTATTCAGTTTGATCAATCTGATGTTGATTTAACAACAGTTACTGATGAAACTTTATATATCGCAAAAGCAGATGGAACGAAAGCACCTTATAAGATTACTGCTAAATCTGCTACTACAACTGCTCTAAGTGATACAGCTGCAGTAAAAGGTTCTTTCACTAATGTTGATACAATTAAAATTGATGATGCTGGTACTGGTTCAACTACAACAAATGTAGATGATGTAGCTGCTGGTGACATCTTGAAGATTGCTACTGATAATGTATTTGTTAAAGTCGTAGAAGTTACTCAAGGAACTGGTGAGACTACAATCAAAGTTGACCGCAAGGTTACAGTATCTGACAATAGCGTAGTTACTCGTATCCCGGCTGTTATGTTAACTCCTGAAACAGATGCAACATTGGAAGGTACAACTCAATACAAAGTAATAGCAAATAATGGAATTAGAGATAAAGTTGGTAATCCGTTAAAGGCTACTGAGTATGTATTCACAACTGCTGCAGGAGCAGCTCCAGCATTATCGGTTACTGGTGCGACAGTCACTGATGGAGAAGCAAATGTTCCTGTTAATAAGGAAATTAAAATTGATTTCAATACAGCCATTGACACAGCTGATATCGCTACAGGAAGTCAAGCACTAGCAAATAAATCTACTGCAGACTCAACTGATGACGTTATCCTTTATAATGTAACTGATTCAACTCAAGTAGCTGGTTCTTACAAATTAAGTGACGACAAAAAATCAATCATTGTTACTCCAGATACATTCTTAGAAGCTGGTAAAGTTTATAAGTTAGGTGTAGATAGTGGGGTAGGTTCTGATAGTGCAGATACGACTAAGGATTTAGGTACAGATTACGAAATCCAATTCCAAACTGAATCTACAGCTTCTGTAAAACCTGAGTTAACTTCTGCTGTAGCATATGACTTAGATGGTAATGGTATGGATCAAGGTGATAAAGTAATTCTTTCACTTAACACTGATCTTAAAGGTGATGCATTACCAACTGTTTCAGTTACAGATGCTTTACTTGCATTTGATAATACAGATGGAGATGACCTTACATTTAGTACAGCTGGGGATGCAGGCAAATTCGAGACAGGTGACTATGTAAGAATTCATGATGCAACTGCATCAACTACAGGCTATGCTGTTGTTCAATCTGTAAATTCTACTACAGGAAATGTTGTATTTAGTGAAATTCAAAAAACTGATGGAACTACAGGAAGCTTAAATGATCTTATCGTAGATACTACACCTGGTTCTGCTGACAATAGCATTGAAGTTTCTAAAGTGCTTCCATATTCTGGATTTGAATTATCTGGTGTTGCTCAATTTAGTGACACTTTAAAAACTGCGGATCAAGCTTCACTATCTTATGATTCAGAAAATGATCAAGTTATTATTACTCTTGGTAATAACGCAGCATTATTCACAGGTACTACAACTATCACAATTGATGGTGATGACTTTATGGATGATAATAATAACGGCTTCAGCGGTACAGTTACTATTTCAAAAGGCAATTAA
- a CDS encoding S-layer homology domain-containing protein — protein sequence MAYQPKSFRKFLATSVTTAVVASAVAPLASAASFTDVQSGDWFSEAVDYLTSENILNGYEDGSFKPQGELTRAEAAKILATALNLDTEGAADPNFSDLSAGHWAFDYVAALTEAGVINGYEDGTFQPNKKVSRAEVAKMVAESYDAGETGTSSLTDIDGHWAKGYIAALVDEGVINGYEDNSFKPNNTITRAEAAKVIYETLNSDLVAPKLEVADLRFKDSKTLVVTLKDMPAEGEEVTADNFRVLVDGEKVTPESVEANGKEVVITHADLDGEVGTVEVNGVELDFDFTSLAVAEVETPNLRQVAVVFNQDVTGNEDVEDEDNYSFEDTDGKDLETRNGKDVEVVDVKIMDGNIALLTLNDAVDNQEEGKIIIDEAVVGEELEYDLEFSDTEVPEVEDVQVIGEDSVKVIFSEPMDVFESALLDDDSYEVTSKDGDKTYRVRDVKAVDAGKEAIIEVGGTFEDGEELTVTIDNGIEDYADFALVKESFDVTVEENNEPIEIVGFRKAQEDEVTLIFNKDLRDVDTDLDNYYHTNSKENPYKVELDGNELTLHFDSDNELPDGTAYIYIEDEALEDYWGNQNEQTLRFAVDVTVDNEAPKVEDIEATTDEIVVEFDETVDEDSATDEDNYKILDADGEEVEDTEISSVTLKNDDKTVEIDLKGDELSGAATYTLVIDGVEDEQANATDGLEEEFEVDVEDPVDLNEVLNEDTALYVDDEDEDEIEYTVNADFGRKMTVGDDKYAIDNLANYTVKWDGKDYTLEDLADEDGFDVEIDTIDDEEVEIKIYADTDEHGDDLWKNAEGKFTLPGFTMLRVKDANGDLTDAAYATKTLVEADTANELAIDDNKVEATAVDTIEFEFTKRIDNFNADNFSLETEDGTELAYDIEIGDDDKTVTITLDEDDELSDNAELNGENVYLVLTELSDDNTDTAYGETLDYGKYLVSDEIAPEFDDEYFEDDDKANTDGYEDGYYVEKDTEDNLYRITLGFSEMLDDTVSVAKVATTLDIESDGDDVSYDAGLGEDETYKLAVEDDKLILIVKDSDTDNVDISFSENNAFTDLANNKVLEFSTSVDLDEAVNADIVGGGETPNNAPTVANEVSDKSVVLGNDLTVDISNTFADADNDELTYSVASEDEAVATASVDGEAVTVSPVAEGTATITVTANDGEDTVSTTFVVTVQPEGTTVQEISASNETAMFGSTITVTATGYDEAVNYVVYTEDGAEQLTAETAVGESTTAFPAQVDGGKVTVKLLAADGSEVASEVVTLD from the coding sequence ATGGCGTATCAACCTAAATCGTTCCGTAAATTTCTTGCAACGTCTGTGACGACTGCAGTTGTAGCTTCAGCTGTAGCACCACTTGCTAGCGCAGCATCATTTACTGATGTTCAATCAGGTGACTGGTTCAGTGAAGCAGTAGATTATCTAACAAGCGAAAATATTTTAAATGGTTATGAAGATGGTTCTTTCAAACCACAAGGTGAACTAACTCGTGCTGAAGCAGCAAAAATTCTTGCTACTGCACTTAACCTTGACACTGAAGGTGCTGCAGATCCAAACTTCTCAGACCTTTCAGCTGGACACTGGGCTTTCGATTATGTAGCAGCTCTTACAGAAGCTGGCGTAATCAATGGCTACGAAGATGGTACTTTCCAACCAAACAAGAAAGTATCTCGTGCTGAAGTTGCGAAGATGGTAGCTGAGTCTTATGACGCAGGCGAAACTGGCACTTCAAGCCTTACTGACATCGACGGACACTGGGCTAAAGGTTACATCGCAGCTCTAGTTGACGAAGGTGTAATCAACGGTTACGAAGATAACTCTTTCAAACCGAACAACACAATTACTCGTGCTGAAGCAGCAAAAGTAATTTATGAAACTCTTAATAGCGACCTAGTTGCTCCTAAGCTTGAAGTAGCAGACCTTCGCTTCAAAGACAGCAAAACTCTTGTTGTTACTTTGAAAGACATGCCTGCTGAAGGTGAAGAAGTAACTGCTGACAACTTCCGCGTTCTAGTTGATGGAGAGAAAGTTACTCCAGAATCAGTAGAAGCTAACGGTAAAGAAGTTGTAATCACACACGCTGACCTTGACGGTGAAGTTGGTACTGTTGAAGTTAACGGCGTAGAGCTTGACTTCGACTTCACTTCTCTTGCAGTTGCTGAAGTAGAAACTCCAAACCTTCGTCAAGTTGCGGTTGTATTCAACCAAGATGTAACTGGTAACGAAGATGTAGAAGATGAAGATAACTACTCTTTCGAAGATACAGATGGTAAAGACCTTGAAACTCGCAATGGCAAAGATGTAGAAGTTGTTGACGTTAAAATCATGGATGGAAACATCGCACTTCTTACATTAAATGATGCTGTTGATAACCAAGAAGAAGGCAAAATCATTATCGACGAAGCTGTAGTTGGTGAAGAGCTTGAATATGACCTTGAGTTCTCTGATACAGAAGTACCAGAAGTTGAAGATGTTCAAGTAATTGGTGAAGATTCAGTTAAAGTAATCTTCAGTGAGCCAATGGACGTATTTGAATCTGCTCTTCTTGATGATGACAGCTATGAAGTAACATCAAAAGACGGTGACAAAACATACCGTGTTCGCGATGTGAAAGCTGTAGATGCTGGTAAAGAAGCAATCATCGAAGTTGGTGGAACTTTCGAAGATGGCGAAGAACTAACAGTTACAATCGATAACGGTATCGAAGATTATGCTGACTTTGCTCTTGTGAAAGAAAGCTTTGATGTAACAGTTGAAGAAAACAATGAGCCAATTGAAATCGTTGGTTTCCGTAAGGCACAAGAAGATGAAGTAACTCTAATCTTCAACAAAGACCTTCGTGATGTTGATACAGACCTAGACAACTATTACCATACAAACAGCAAAGAAAACCCATATAAAGTTGAACTTGATGGTAATGAGTTAACTCTTCACTTTGACAGTGATAACGAGCTTCCAGATGGAACTGCTTATATCTACATTGAAGATGAAGCTTTAGAAGATTACTGGGGTAACCAAAACGAGCAAACTCTTCGTTTTGCAGTTGACGTAACAGTTGACAACGAAGCTCCAAAAGTAGAAGACATCGAAGCAACTACTGATGAAATCGTAGTTGAATTTGATGAAACAGTTGACGAAGATTCTGCAACTGATGAAGATAACTACAAAATCCTTGATGCTGATGGTGAAGAAGTAGAAGATACTGAAATCAGCTCTGTTACATTGAAAAATGATGACAAGACTGTTGAAATCGACCTTAAAGGCGATGAGCTTTCAGGCGCTGCTACTTACACATTAGTTATCGATGGTGTAGAAGATGAGCAAGCTAACGCAACTGACGGCCTTGAAGAAGAGTTCGAAGTTGACGTTGAAGATCCAGTAGATCTTAATGAAGTTCTTAACGAAGATACTGCACTTTATGTAGACGATGAAGATGAAGATGAAATCGAATATACAGTTAATGCTGACTTCGGTCGCAAAATGACTGTTGGCGATGACAAATATGCAATCGACAATCTTGCTAACTACACAGTTAAGTGGGATGGCAAGGATTACACATTAGAAGATCTTGCTGATGAAGATGGTTTCGACGTTGAAATCGATACAATCGATGACGAAGAAGTTGAAATCAAAATCTATGCTGACACTGATGAGCATGGAGATGACCTTTGGAAGAATGCTGAAGGTAAGTTCACGCTTCCAGGCTTCACAATGCTACGTGTGAAAGATGCGAATGGCGACCTTACTGACGCTGCATACGCAACAAAAACATTAGTAGAAGCTGATACTGCTAACGAGCTTGCTATCGACGACAACAAAGTTGAAGCAACTGCTGTTGATACAATTGAATTCGAATTCACTAAGCGTATCGACAACTTCAACGCTGATAACTTCAGCCTTGAAACAGAAGATGGAACTGAGTTAGCTTATGACATCGAAATCGGTGATGACGACAAAACAGTTACAATCACTCTTGATGAAGATGATGAGCTATCAGATAACGCTGAATTAAACGGCGAAAATGTATACTTAGTTCTTACTGAGCTTTCAGATGATAACACTGATACTGCATATGGCGAAACACTTGACTATGGCAAGTACTTAGTATCTGATGAAATTGCTCCTGAGTTCGATGATGAGTACTTTGAAGATGATGATAAAGCAAACACTGACGGTTACGAAGATGGTTACTATGTAGAGAAAGATACAGAAGATAACCTATACCGTATCACGCTTGGCTTCTCTGAAATGCTTGATGACACAGTAAGCGTAGCTAAAGTTGCAACAACTCTTGACATCGAGAGCGATGGCGACGATGTAAGCTATGATGCTGGTCTTGGAGAAGACGAAACTTACAAGCTAGCTGTTGAAGATGATAAGTTAATCCTTATCGTTAAAGATAGCGATACTGACAATGTTGACATCAGCTTCTCTGAAAACAATGCATTCACTGACCTTGCGAACAACAAAGTTCTTGAGTTCAGCACAAGCGTTGACCTTGATGAAGCAGTAAATGCTGATATCGTTGGTGGTGGTGAAACTCCAAACAATGCACCAACAGTTGCTAATGAAGTATCAGATAAATCAGTAGTATTAGGTAATGACCTAACTGTTGATATAAGCAACACGTTTGCAGATGCTGATAACGATGAGTTAACTTATTCTGTTGCTTCTGAAGATGAAGCAGTTGCTACTGCTTCAGTTGATGGTGAAGCAGTAACAGTTTCTCCTGTCGCTGAAGGTACTGCAACAATCACTGTTACAGCAAATGATGGTGAAGATACAGTTTCAACTACATTTGTAGTAACTGTTCAACCAGAAGGCACTACAGTTCAAGAAATCAGCGCTTCTAATGAAACGGCAATGTTCGGTAGCACAATTACAGTAACAGCTACTGGGTACGACGAAGCTGTGAACTATGTAGTTTATACTGAAGACGGCGCTGAGCAATTAACAGCTGAAACTGCAGTTGGTGAATCTACTACTGCATTCCCAGCTCAAGTTGATGGCGGAAAAGTTACTGTTAAATTATTAGCAGCTGACGGTTCAGAAGTAGCTTCAGAAGTAGTTACTCTAGACTAA
- a CDS encoding C40 family peptidase, with translation MRCKKILVKLLAVFVTIFTLAPNAFAAGNTESLLQNAQALKGTPYATGGSSTNGFDCSGYTQYVFNKEGIKIPRTSSSQYSAGKKVSKSSLIEGDLVFFNTSGNGISHVGIYIGEGKFIHSATSYGVKVSSINDPYYWGSRYVGARRVLSEEKQTEQPVETIASSVQAVAVEQ, from the coding sequence TTGCGATGTAAAAAAATCCTTGTAAAATTATTAGCGGTTTTTGTTACAATTTTTACACTCGCGCCGAATGCATTTGCAGCAGGTAACACAGAAAGCTTACTGCAAAATGCACAAGCATTGAAAGGAACACCATACGCAACTGGCGGTTCCTCGACGAATGGTTTCGATTGCTCTGGATACACTCAGTACGTATTTAATAAAGAAGGAATCAAAATTCCACGTACATCGAGCAGTCAATACAGTGCGGGAAAGAAAGTTTCAAAGAGTTCTTTAATAGAAGGAGATCTTGTTTTCTTTAATACAAGTGGAAATGGGATTTCACATGTAGGAATTTACATAGGGGAAGGTAAATTCATTCACTCTGCAACAAGCTACGGTGTGAAAGTATCAAGCATCAACGATCCATATTATTGGGGAAGCCGTTATGTAGGAGCTCGCCGCGTTCTTTCAGAAGAGAAACAGACTGAACAGCCGGTCGAAACGATTGCTTCTTCGGTTCAGGCAGTGGCAGTTGAACAATAG